A window of Fluoribacter dumoffii NY 23 contains these coding sequences:
- the ahcY gene encoding adenosylhomocysteinase, protein MELVNKTGVKGRMQDYKVADMSLASWGRKEIAIAETEMPGLMALREEFAAVKPLLGARIAGCLHMTIQTAVLIETLIALGAEVRWSSCNIFSTQDHAAAAVAATGVPVFAWKGETEEEYWWCVEQTLSGPNNWTPNLLLDDGGDLTQLIHQKFPQLLSGIKGVSEETTTGVARLYEMARKGELEIPAINVNDSVTKSKFDNMYGCRESLLDGLKRATDVMIAGKVALILGYGDVGKGCAQALRGQGAIVLIAEIDPICALQAAMEGYRVVTLDDVAEQVDIVVTATGNYHVVTHEHMKRMRNQAILCNIGHFDSEIDIHSLKQYPWENIKPQVDHVIFPDGKRLIVLAEGRLVNLGCATGHPSFVMSASFSNQILAQIELFKNAAQYDRQVYVLPKILDEKVARLHLGRIGVKLTQLTQEQADYLGVGINGPYKPEQYRY, encoded by the coding sequence ATGGAATTAGTTAATAAAACAGGAGTTAAAGGCAGGATGCAAGATTATAAAGTAGCTGATATGTCTTTGGCTTCATGGGGGCGCAAGGAAATTGCCATAGCCGAAACAGAAATGCCTGGATTAATGGCTTTGCGTGAAGAGTTTGCTGCGGTAAAACCCTTGCTTGGTGCCCGTATCGCAGGCTGTTTGCACATGACCATTCAAACGGCAGTATTGATTGAAACATTGATTGCTTTAGGGGCTGAGGTTCGCTGGTCTTCTTGTAACATATTCTCTACCCAGGATCATGCAGCTGCAGCTGTAGCTGCCACTGGTGTTCCGGTTTTTGCATGGAAGGGTGAAACTGAGGAAGAATATTGGTGGTGCGTGGAGCAAACTCTTTCAGGACCCAATAATTGGACGCCCAATTTACTTCTCGACGATGGTGGGGATTTAACTCAACTCATCCATCAAAAATTCCCGCAGCTGTTATCCGGAATTAAAGGAGTTTCCGAGGAAACAACGACCGGCGTTGCGCGTTTGTATGAAATGGCCCGCAAGGGTGAACTGGAAATCCCTGCAATCAACGTGAATGATTCAGTGACTAAATCGAAATTCGATAACATGTACGGGTGTCGCGAGTCTTTATTGGATGGATTAAAGCGGGCAACCGATGTAATGATTGCTGGAAAAGTTGCTTTGATCCTGGGTTATGGAGACGTGGGTAAAGGCTGTGCACAAGCATTGCGGGGCCAGGGTGCGATTGTCCTGATTGCTGAAATTGATCCCATATGTGCGCTTCAGGCAGCAATGGAAGGATATCGGGTTGTGACTTTGGATGATGTTGCCGAACAAGTGGATATAGTGGTTACCGCTACCGGTAATTATCATGTAGTAACCCATGAGCATATGAAACGTATGCGAAACCAGGCAATTCTGTGTAACATCGGTCACTTTGATTCGGAAATTGACATACACAGTTTAAAACAGTATCCATGGGAAAATATTAAGCCCCAGGTAGATCATGTGATTTTTCCTGATGGTAAGCGCCTGATTGTTTTAGCTGAGGGTCGGTTGGTTAATTTAGGTTGTGCTACAGGCCACCCAAGTTTTGTGATGTCTGCCTCTTTTTCCAATCAAATTTTGGCGCAAATTGAATTATTTAAAAATGCTGCTCAATATGACCGGCAAGTATATGTGCTCCCCAAGATTCTGGACGAAAAGGTAGCTCGTTTGCATTTGGGACGAATCGGGGTTAAATTAACCCAACTTACCCAGGAACAAGCTGATTATTTAGGTGTAGGCATTAATGGTCCCTATAAGCCTGAACAGTATCGTTATTAG
- a CDS encoding S8 family serine peptidase produces MLKSGIAGLGLLTMAHCVFALPEQNTIRVIIKYKEQITSVSSLKSQIKQQTHLPVKEFNPMANGAFLLILDAAQSPLAKSNDEDEKSLILERLRKNPQVLYAVEDRISYFKPVPDPEILDAGNLLSHESQWDEFARPAGIMLESAPGFKDGAWAYTTGLSKKPVVVAVLDTGIALNDSLINNLVKDRVGNLWGWNFAGNNNNLIDETRSYHGTHVAGTIAGYGSVMNGMGEDLKILPLKIPAANGMFYESSVINAIYWAVGGEVPGVPTNIHPAQILNMSFGVDRGPKDEIDYCDQALQEAVFFARKKGAVLAVAAGNDNVWEHFNAPAVCNGTIKVASTGPEGLRSYFSNYGPSITLAAPGGDKRYGTWGGILSTVNPGGGYNGSGFDFYQGTSMATPHVAGVAGLIFAASETPPSPEQVEQLLYTTTHDFGVSSDPNKSCVGKKPCGHGILDAENAVKAAVAGYDLVFSAPKMEHLAVRDCGKNTLIPSKSHIISEGGIWIRNNTVCETSEHFHKPHIKNENGSIIAAYGSVSYRLDLSAYKSCQIIGYDGVGCYL; encoded by the coding sequence ATGTTAAAATCAGGGATTGCAGGCTTAGGCCTTTTAACTATGGCGCACTGCGTTTTTGCTTTGCCCGAGCAAAATACGATTCGCGTAATCATCAAATATAAAGAACAAATAACCAGCGTTTCTTCCTTAAAGTCACAAATAAAACAACAGACCCATTTACCCGTAAAAGAATTTAATCCTATGGCCAATGGAGCATTTTTATTAATTTTGGATGCAGCACAAAGTCCTTTAGCCAAAAGTAATGATGAGGATGAAAAATCCCTGATTCTGGAACGATTACGCAAAAACCCTCAGGTGTTGTATGCAGTTGAAGACCGGATAAGTTATTTCAAACCGGTACCTGATCCAGAAATTTTAGATGCAGGTAATTTGTTATCCCATGAAAGTCAATGGGATGAATTTGCTCGACCTGCCGGAATTATGCTGGAATCCGCACCCGGGTTCAAAGACGGGGCGTGGGCGTATACTACCGGTCTTTCAAAAAAACCAGTAGTAGTCGCTGTCCTGGACACCGGAATCGCTTTAAATGACAGTTTAATTAATAACCTGGTAAAAGACCGTGTAGGGAATTTATGGGGATGGAATTTTGCAGGAAATAATAACAACCTGATTGATGAAACCCGCTCTTATCATGGGACTCATGTTGCCGGAACCATTGCAGGTTATGGCAGTGTCATGAACGGTATGGGGGAAGATTTAAAAATTCTTCCTTTAAAAATTCCTGCTGCTAATGGCATGTTTTATGAAAGTTCAGTCATTAATGCGATTTATTGGGCTGTAGGAGGGGAGGTTCCAGGTGTCCCTACCAATATTCATCCAGCTCAAATTTTAAATATGAGTTTTGGTGTAGATAGAGGTCCAAAAGATGAAATTGATTATTGTGATCAGGCATTACAGGAAGCAGTCTTTTTTGCGCGCAAGAAAGGGGCAGTACTAGCAGTTGCAGCAGGAAATGACAACGTCTGGGAGCACTTTAATGCCCCTGCCGTTTGTAATGGCACCATTAAAGTTGCATCCACTGGTCCTGAAGGTCTGAGATCTTATTTTTCCAATTACGGTCCAAGCATTACCTTAGCAGCCCCGGGTGGGGACAAACGTTACGGTACTTGGGGAGGAATATTATCTACAGTGAATCCTGGCGGTGGCTATAATGGCTCTGGTTTTGATTTTTATCAAGGTACCAGTATGGCTACTCCCCATGTTGCGGGTGTGGCCGGATTAATTTTTGCTGCAAGTGAAACTCCACCTAGCCCGGAACAAGTAGAGCAATTACTGTATACGACCACCCATGATTTTGGTGTGAGTAGTGATCCTAATAAATCATGCGTGGGCAAAAAACCTTGCGGCCATGGTATTTTGGATGCTGAAAATGCAGTCAAGGCGGCTGTCGCAGGTTACGATCTCGTCTTTTCCGCTCCCAAAATGGAGCATTTAGCAGTTAGGGATTGTGGAAAAAATACACTTATTCCCAGCAAATCACACATTATTTCCGAAGGAGGTATCTGGATCCGAAATAATACCGTTTGCGAAACGAGTGAACACTTCCATAAACCGCATATTAAAAATGAAAATGGAAGTATCATTGCTGCTTATGGTTCTGTAAGTTATCGATTGGATTTAAGTGCATACAAGTCATGCCAGATAATTGGTTATGATGGAGTGGGATGTTATTTATAG